CGCAGCGCGATCACGCGCGCCTGGTCTGCCTCGGCGGTCTTTTGGGCCGTATCCAACTCTTGGTCGGAGATCACGCCGGGGGTGCGTGCTGCATCTTTGAGACGCTCATACGTGCTCTTGTCCGCAGCCAGCTTGGCTTCGCCCGCAATGCGCTGATTTTCAGCGCTCAACATTTTCGCCTGCGCCTCGGCCTTTTGCGCCACAATCTCCGGTGCCGAAAGCACGGCAATCAATTGCCCCCTATGAACAACCGAGCCGCGATCCACGCTGATGGATTTCACAAATCCGCTCACGCGAGGAAATACGCGCACCTCCTCATAAGGTTGCAGTTCCCCGGGCAAGTGAATCATCAAATCCAGCTTGCGCGCGCTCACCTTCACCGCCTCCACGAGCACCGGCGCATCGCTTTGCACCGTCGTCGCAGACGCTCTGCCCTGGGAACTGCATCCTGCAAACAGCGTTGCGGAAGCTACTCCGGAGGCCAACATAACAACAGCCATAGTGGTGACTTTCTTCGATTGCATCTTCCCAATCCAACCTTTATGTTGCATACAAATCTCTCCTTCTGCTTTACAGCAGGGCATACGGACTGTGCTCATCCGTCACGTCAAGCGAAGCCGAATGTTTTGAGGCCCTCTCCTGCACCGCTGAGAAGATAGCGGGCAGTAAAAAGAGCGTAGCCAGCGTGGAAGCTGCAAGGCCTCCAATCACGGCGCGTCCGAGCGGCGCGGTTTGATGGCCGCCCTCGCTCAGCGCTAAGGCCATTGGAACCATGCCTGCGATCATCGCAATGCTGGTCATCAGGATTGGACGCAATCTCGTCATACCGCCGTGAATGGCAGCGTCGGCTGCTGTTACACCGTCGCCCTTGCGATGGCTCTCGGCAAATGTAACTAACAGAATGGAATTTGCTACTGAAACACCCAGTGCCATGATGGCTCCCATGAACGACTGCAGATTCAGCGTCGTACCGGTAATAAGCAGCATGATGACCACGCCACACACCACGGCAGGCGCTGTGGAAACAGCTACCAGCGCCAACCGCAGCGATTGGAAATTCGCCGCCAGCATCAGAAAAATCGCCACCACTGCGAGCAGCAGCCCAAAGCCAAGAGACTTCAGCGTCTCGCGCATCGGCACAACCTGTCCTCGCACATGCACTTCCACACCGCGTGGTGGAGGGCCAGCCCTGCGAATTGCCTCATCTACCTGATTCGCCGCTCGCCCCAGATCTTCGCCCTGCACGTTGGCCGTGAGCGAAACCACGCGTTGCATGTCGTAGCGATCCAACTCGCCGGCAACCTGCCCATAAGAGAGATGCGCCACATCGCCCAGATTCGGATGATTCGACGGCCCTCCGCTCACCAGCGGAATGCTCGCGAGATCATCCATAGTTTGCATCTGGTTCTGGGGCACCTCGACCTGCACCTGATAGCCAATGCCGGTCACCGGGTCCTGCCAGAAGTTGCGCGAAACGAACCGGCTGGACCAGGTCGCCGTCTCAACGGATTTTGCCACCTGGTCCACTGTGAGCCCAAGCTGTCCCGCGCGCACACGATCAATGTCCACATTCATGCTGGGGTAATCGAGTGGCTGCCCATAATGCAGATCACGCAGGTGGGGCAGCTTGGCCATCTCCGCGCGTACCTTCTCTGCATATGCATGATCCGCCTGCAGGTTAAAGCCCTGAATCGCGACCTCGATAGGCGTTGGCGAACCGAAGTCCATGATCTGATCCACAATGTCGCTGGACTCAAAGGTGAAGGCGGTATCAGGCAATTCCTGCGCCAGCACTGTTCGCAATTGCTCTTCCAGCCTCGGGATGCGAATGTGCGCGCCGGGCCGAAGCTGCACGCGCAGGACCGCTTCCTGCGGGCCGCTGGTCCACGAATAAACCAGGTTCACCGGATAACTCGGGGCATACGTTCCCACATAACCGATGCTGATCTCTACGTTGTTCGGACCAGCCAGACGTTTGATTTCATCCAGCACTTTCAACGTCTTCTGCTCGGTCACTTCGATGCGCGTGCCGGAGGGCGCGCGCAGGCGCAATTGAAATTGATCTTCCGGCACGTGCGGAAATATCTCGCGCCCGAGTTGCGGTCCCAGCAACAAAAGAATAGCTGCCGCTCCCCCCAGATAGGCCACGATCACGAGCGTGCGCCGGCGTAGCATCTGCGCGATCCAACCCGCATACCGGTCACGGAAATGATCAAAGCGGCTATGCCCGGTGCTCTCCGCCTCATCCCGATGCATCTTGCGATTGAGCCAGATATAAAGCACCGGAACAAAGGTGCTTGAGAGCAGGAATGACGCGATCATCGCAAAGCCTACGGCAAGCGAAAGCGGCACAAAGAGCGCCTGCGTCACACCCACCATAAGGAACGATGGGACAAAGACTGCAAGAATCGCAAGCATCGCCAGCATGCGAGGCACGAGCGTCTGACGCGTGCCATCCAGCACAGCTTGCGGCACACTATCGGTCACCTGCAGGTTGCGATGGATGTTCTCAATCGTCACCATCGCCTCGTCCACCAGAATGCCCACGGCCAATGCGAGGCCGCTCAGCGTCATGATGTTAATGGTCTGATGTGCGAGCCAAAGGCACGTCACCGCAGCCACCATGGCAAACGGGATGGACGCAACCACGATGAATGAACTGCGCCACTCGCGCAAAAAGAGAAAGACCATCAGGCCGGTCAGGAATGCGCCAATGGCTCCTTCCCACAAGAGCGAAGCGAGGGATTTACGCACCTTGCCTGACTGATCGAGCTCGTAGCTCACCTGCACATCGGGCGGCAGCACGCTGGCAAAGCGATTCAGGCTTGATTTCACTTCATGCACCACAGTCAAGGTGGAGGCATCCGCACGCTTCGTCACGGGCAGATACACGGTACGGTGCCCATTGACCAGCGCATAGCCAAGCGTGATGTCACTGCCATCTTCGACCGTGCCAATGTCGTGCATGAACACCGTGGGGCCTGCGCCGGTGCGCACCGGCAGATTCGCTAGATCCTCAATGTTTGAAACCACGGCATTGGAGGGCGTGATGCGGTCCAGGTTTCCCGTTCGCACATCACCGGCGGGAGCAATCACATTCCCCGACAACAGCGCCTTCACTACCTCGCCAGTGGACATGCGGTAACTTGCCAGCTTGTTGCGGTCTACATGAATCACAATGGTGCGCGAGCTGCCGCCAAATGTCGCCGGCGACGACACGCCGGGCAGCGTCGTGAAGAGTGGGCGCACGCGATTGAGCGCAAGATCCTGCAACTCATCCACGCTGCGAGTCTTGCTTGAAAACACCAGGTACCCGACCGGTACGCTGCCCGCGTCAAAGCGCAGCACAAACGGCGGAACTGTTCCCTGCGGCATATAAGCGCGAGCACGCTCGATATAGGAGACGGTCTGCGCCAGCGCCTGATTCATATCCGTGCCAGGAATGAACGTCAGCTTCAGGAGCGCAAAGTTCTCCACCGACTTTGACTCCACACTTTGCAATCCAGCTACGTAGAGAAAATTCGATTCGTAATAGTAAGTGAGATATCCCTCCATCTGTGACGGGCTCATACCGCCATAGGGTTGAGCCACATAAATCACGGGCATGTTCAGGTTCGGAAAGATATCCATCGGCATGCGCATCAGCGAAAGGATGGAGCATAGCGCCAACCCAATCACTGCAATCAGCACTGTGATGGGACGCCGCAAAGCTGCATGAATCAGCCACATAAATCAGTGCCCTCCCTGCGGCATAGCATCCACAGTGTTCAGAAATGAGTGGATACTGCCGTTCGCAGCCGACAGATCAGCCAGTGCCCGCCAGATGCTCAGCCGCCCCAGAGAGTCATCCGTCTCCGCCTGCGCCAGCAGACTTTGCGCCTCAGCTACATCGACAATTGTGCCCAGCCCAGCATGAAAGCGTGCCACTGCCTGCGATTCGCTTTGCCGCGCCGCAGCCAGCTCCGTGGGCGTGTTTTCGGCGACCCGTCGCGCGCCTTCCAGTTGAGCCAGAGCCATCTGCTGCTGGCTCGTCAGGCTCTGCATGGTCTGCGCATACACCGCTTCTTCGCGGCGGCGATTCGCCAACTCAACCTTCTTGCGCGCATGGATCGAGAAGATACTCGTCAAATCCATCGACGCGGTGAGCCCGGCTTCCCAGTTATGAACATCCCAGCCTAGCCCCGCTGGAAAAGGCCGGATCGCTCCGGTTGAAGTCTCCGCACTACCGCGTGCCGAAATCAGCCCTTCCGTAGTGAAGTGCGGGAAGTAGGCGTGATTCAGCACACGAATACGGGCCTTCTCTTCGAGTACCCGGTCCTGCTGTGCCACGGCAGCGGGATGATCGGTAAGCGGCAACGTCTCGCCCGCCTGCGCCGGCGGCACGGTCAGAAACGGCCCCGGAACAATCTCTATGCTGGCGCCCGCCAGCCCGAGAAGCTGCGCCAGCGCGATCCGTCCAAGCTGGCTGCTCTCCTGTGCCTGAATCAGGCGCGTGCGCGCCGCGGCCAATTCCGCATCCGCGCGTGAAGCATCGGCGCCGGGGCGAAGATGCGCATCCACCAGTGCATGCACTGACTTGTTAAAGACCCGGCGGCGATTCACATCCGCCTGGCTTGCATACACGCGCTGCTCCTGAGCCAGTACCGCCAGCGAGGCATCCGCCACCGCCGACGCCACTCCCAGTTGCGTCAATGTCACCTGCGCCTGCGTACGATTTGCCGTTGCCTCGGCCGAGAGCACCTGCGCGTGCCGGTATCCAAATGTGAATGGCTCCCACGAGAGCAGAACGCCTGCGCCTGATGTCCAAAAGGGACGATTCGCATGCGGCGTCACGCTGCCCTGCGTACCTGTCAAGATATTGGGGCTCTGCGGCAGCAGAACACCCAGCACACTTTCGCGGCTACCCCTATCCATCTGCCAGACGCCATCCATCTGCGGCAGATACTTCGTCTGCGCCAGCCCCACGCCTGCCTGGGCTGCGTTGTACTGCTCCAGCGCTGCGCGCACTGCAGGGTAGTTTGCCAACGCATAATCCACTGCCTGCTGCACGGTAAACTGCCGCACCTGCGGCGGCGGCACCGAAGCAACCACGGGCTGCTGCGCCCCGGCCTGCGAGCCGGCGATCAAGAGCGCACTCACGCAAAGTCCACCGCACCACTTCCACAACCTGCTCATTTGCTTGTCCATTGGCTGAGTTATTGCAATTTCCTCTTTTGCGGTTTCGTCCGCATACACGTTGGCCTGCCGCGCACGATGAGCCTCATCTGCGTGCACAGCCAAGGTGAAACTTCACGCATTTCTCAGCAGAACTCTTTGTTCTGCGGATACACGCCTGCCTGCAACTGAAAAGCAGACGGTGTCTGCTCACAGGCAGCAAAGCAACTTAAAGGGAAATTACAGAAC
The DNA window shown above is from Acidobacterium capsulatum ATCC 51196 and carries:
- a CDS encoding efflux RND transporter permease subunit, producing the protein MWLIHAALRRPITVLIAVIGLALCSILSLMRMPMDIFPNLNMPVIYVAQPYGGMSPSQMEGYLTYYYESNFLYVAGLQSVESKSVENFALLKLTFIPGTDMNQALAQTVSYIERARAYMPQGTVPPFVLRFDAGSVPVGYLVFSSKTRSVDELQDLALNRVRPLFTTLPGVSSPATFGGSSRTIVIHVDRNKLASYRMSTGEVVKALLSGNVIAPAGDVRTGNLDRITPSNAVVSNIEDLANLPVRTGAGPTVFMHDIGTVEDGSDITLGYALVNGHRTVYLPVTKRADASTLTVVHEVKSSLNRFASVLPPDVQVSYELDQSGKVRKSLASLLWEGAIGAFLTGLMVFLFLREWRSSFIVVASIPFAMVAAVTCLWLAHQTINIMTLSGLALAVGILVDEAMVTIENIHRNLQVTDSVPQAVLDGTRQTLVPRMLAMLAILAVFVPSFLMVGVTQALFVPLSLAVGFAMIASFLLSSTFVPVLYIWLNRKMHRDEAESTGHSRFDHFRDRYAGWIAQMLRRRTLVIVAYLGGAAAILLLLGPQLGREIFPHVPEDQFQLRLRAPSGTRIEVTEQKTLKVLDEIKRLAGPNNVEISIGYVGTYAPSYPVNLVYSWTSGPQEAVLRVQLRPGAHIRIPRLEEQLRTVLAQELPDTAFTFESSDIVDQIMDFGSPTPIEVAIQGFNLQADHAYAEKVRAEMAKLPHLRDLHYGQPLDYPSMNVDIDRVRAGQLGLTVDQVAKSVETATWSSRFVSRNFWQDPVTGIGYQVQVEVPQNQMQTMDDLASIPLVSGGPSNHPNLGDVAHLSYGQVAGELDRYDMQRVVSLTANVQGEDLGRAANQVDEAIRRAGPPPRGVEVHVRGQVVPMRETLKSLGFGLLLAVVAIFLMLAANFQSLRLALVAVSTAPAVVCGVVIMLLITGTTLNLQSFMGAIMALGVSVANSILLVTFAESHRKGDGVTAADAAIHGGMTRLRPILMTSIAMIAGMVPMALALSEGGHQTAPLGRAVIGGLAASTLATLFLLPAIFSAVQERASKHSASLDVTDEHSPYALL
- a CDS encoding TolC family protein, whose protein sequence is MSALLIAGSQAGAQQPVVASVPPPQVRQFTVQQAVDYALANYPAVRAALEQYNAAQAGVGLAQTKYLPQMDGVWQMDRGSRESVLGVLLPQSPNILTGTQGSVTPHANRPFWTSGAGVLLSWEPFTFGYRHAQVLSAEATANRTQAQVTLTQLGVASAVADASLAVLAQEQRVYASQADVNRRRVFNKSVHALVDAHLRPGADASRADAELAAARTRLIQAQESSQLGRIALAQLLGLAGASIEIVPGPFLTVPPAQAGETLPLTDHPAAVAQQDRVLEEKARIRVLNHAYFPHFTTEGLISARGSAETSTGAIRPFPAGLGWDVHNWEAGLTASMDLTSIFSIHARKKVELANRRREEAVYAQTMQSLTSQQQMALAQLEGARRVAENTPTELAAARQSESQAVARFHAGLGTIVDVAEAQSLLAQAETDDSLGRLSIWRALADLSAANGSIHSFLNTVDAMPQGGH